One genomic segment of Microcella indica includes these proteins:
- a CDS encoding phytoene/squalene synthase family protein, which yields MNRLTLYDRVAEETAGVVIRRYSTSFGLASRLLAPRVRQHVENVYALVRLADEIVDGGVTDAGLDIAAAGRYLDELEADTEQAMQHGYSANLIVHAFARTAREVGFGTELTRPFFHSMRVDLTDTEHDDASFDTYVYGSAEVVGLMCLRAFLQDAPTDEEQNDRMVRGARALGAAFQKVNFLRDLAADFETLGRSYFPGIRVDSFTEEEKHRLLDDIDHDLSVSAAVIPELPAGSRKAVALAQGLFFELSRRLRTTPASQLVQARVRVPDPVKARIALAVLAGRIPQPRRTAVPAEVTA from the coding sequence ATGAACCGCCTCACTCTGTACGACCGTGTCGCCGAGGAGACTGCCGGCGTCGTCATCCGCCGCTACTCGACCTCCTTCGGTCTCGCGTCGCGCCTGCTCGCCCCGCGCGTGCGCCAGCACGTCGAGAACGTCTACGCACTCGTGCGCCTCGCCGACGAGATCGTCGACGGCGGGGTGACGGATGCTGGGCTCGACATCGCCGCCGCGGGCCGGTATCTCGACGAGCTCGAGGCCGACACCGAGCAGGCGATGCAGCACGGCTACAGCGCGAACCTCATCGTCCACGCCTTCGCTCGCACGGCGCGCGAGGTGGGCTTCGGCACCGAGCTCACTCGACCGTTCTTCCACTCGATGCGCGTGGACCTCACCGACACCGAGCACGACGACGCGAGCTTCGACACCTACGTGTACGGCTCGGCGGAGGTGGTCGGCCTCATGTGCCTGCGGGCGTTCCTTCAGGATGCGCCCACGGACGAGGAGCAGAATGATCGCATGGTGCGCGGTGCGCGCGCCCTCGGCGCAGCGTTCCAGAAGGTCAACTTCCTCCGCGATCTCGCCGCAGACTTCGAGACCCTCGGGCGCAGCTACTTTCCCGGCATCAGGGTGGACTCGTTCACGGAAGAGGAGAAGCACCGCTTGCTCGACGACATCGACCACGACCTGAGCGTCTCCGCAGCCGTGATTCCCGAGCTGCCGGCCGGCAGTCGGAAGGCCGTCGCGCTCGCGCAGGGCCTCTTCTTCGAGCTCTCCCGTCGACTGCGCACGACGCCCGCCTCGCAGCTCGTGCAGGCGCGCGTGCGCGTGCCCGACCCGGTGAAGGCGCGCATTGCTCTCGCGGTGCTCGCGGGGCGCATCCCGCAACCGCGCCGCACCGCCGTGCCCGCGGAGGTGACCGCGTGA
- a CDS encoding prenyltransferase, translating to MSTLAQLTLSSRPLSWINTAFPFAAAYLLTAREIDLTLIVGTLYFLIPYNLAMYGINDVFDYESDLRNPRKGGVEGALLDPSIHRTTLVAALVANVPFLVYLVIVGDPLSWLVLAISVFAVIAYSMKGLRFKEKPFLDSLTSSTHFVSPAVYGLVLADAVVTPALWLILGSFFLWGIASHAFGAVQDVLADREGGLSSIATIIGARATTRLAVVVYLASGLLLLGTEWPGPLAAFAALPYVVSTAQWWNVTDETAEDANRGWKRFLLLNFVAGAIVTMLMIGWTLTAV from the coding sequence ATGAGCACCCTCGCGCAGCTGACGCTGAGCTCGCGCCCGCTCAGCTGGATCAACACGGCCTTCCCCTTCGCGGCCGCCTACCTGCTCACCGCGCGCGAGATCGACCTCACGCTCATCGTGGGCACGCTCTACTTCCTCATCCCCTACAACCTCGCGATGTACGGCATCAACGACGTCTTCGACTACGAGAGCGACCTCCGCAACCCGCGCAAGGGCGGTGTGGAGGGCGCGCTGCTCGACCCGAGCATCCATCGCACGACGCTCGTGGCGGCCCTCGTCGCGAACGTGCCGTTCCTCGTCTACCTCGTGATCGTGGGCGACCCCCTGTCGTGGCTCGTGCTCGCGATCAGCGTGTTCGCCGTCATCGCGTACTCGATGAAGGGTCTGCGTTTCAAGGAGAAGCCCTTCCTCGATTCGCTCACCTCGAGCACCCACTTCGTGAGTCCCGCTGTTTACGGCCTCGTGCTCGCCGACGCCGTTGTCACGCCCGCCCTCTGGCTCATCCTCGGCTCGTTCTTCCTGTGGGGCATCGCGAGCCACGCCTTTGGAGCGGTGCAGGACGTGCTCGCCGATCGCGAGGGCGGGCTCTCCTCGATCGCGACCATCATCGGCGCACGGGCCACGACGCGCCTCGCGGTCGTCGTCTACCTCGCCTCGGGCCTCCTGCTGCTCGGCACCGAGTGGCCCGGCCCGCTCGCGGCCTTCGCCGCCCTGCCGTACGTCGTGAGCACGGCGCAGTGGTGGAACGTCACCGACGAGACGGCGGAGGACGCGAACAGGGGCTGGAAGCGCTTCCTGCTGCTCAACTTCGTCGCGGGCGCGATCGTGACCATGCTGATGATCGGCTGGACGCTCACGGCCGTATAG
- a CDS encoding lycopene cyclase domain-containing protein: protein MTYTLLNAVFLAAVAIVGVAAVLTRRSPEWRAVGLAAILMLTLTAVFDNVIIGTGLVAYDDALISGVRIGVAPIEDFAYTVAALVLLPAVWELLPRRGSATRAADDGTQERGGRS, encoded by the coding sequence GTGACCTACACGCTTCTCAATGCGGTGTTCCTCGCCGCGGTCGCAATCGTCGGTGTCGCAGCAGTCCTGACACGACGCTCGCCCGAGTGGCGTGCGGTGGGCCTCGCCGCGATCCTCATGCTCACGCTCACCGCCGTGTTCGACAACGTCATCATCGGCACCGGGCTCGTCGCCTACGACGACGCCCTCATCAGCGGAGTGCGCATCGGCGTCGCTCCGATCGAGGACTTCGCCTACACGGTCGCGGCTCTCGTGCTGCTGCCCGCGGTCTGGGAGCTGCTTCCGCGACGCGGTAGCGCGACCCGCGCCGCCGACGACGGCACCCAGGAGAGGGGTGGGCGCTCATGA
- the idi gene encoding isopentenyl-diphosphate Delta-isomerase codes for MTDIPETVVLVADDGTPVGTAPKATVHSTETPLHLAFSCHVFDDRGRVLVTRRALAKKTWPGVWTNAFCGHPAPEEPMEDALVRRAERELGLTLTDVRVSLPDFRYRAVDASGVVENEICPVFTARAVGEPSPAADEVAEWAWVEPEQLRSAVASTPFAFSPWLGWQLAAWEGSYSAPS; via the coding sequence ATGACCGACATTCCTGAAACCGTCGTGCTCGTCGCCGACGACGGCACTCCCGTCGGAACCGCGCCGAAGGCGACCGTCCACAGCACCGAGACGCCCCTGCACCTCGCCTTCTCCTGCCACGTCTTCGACGACCGCGGCCGGGTGCTCGTCACGCGTCGCGCGCTCGCCAAGAAGACCTGGCCGGGCGTATGGACGAATGCCTTCTGCGGCCACCCCGCCCCCGAGGAGCCGATGGAGGACGCACTCGTCCGCCGTGCCGAGCGCGAGCTCGGCCTGACGCTGACCGACGTGCGGGTGAGCCTGCCCGACTTCCGCTACCGGGCCGTCGACGCCTCGGGCGTCGTCGAGAACGAGATCTGCCCCGTGTTCACGGCGCGCGCGGTGGGGGAGCCCTCGCCCGCCGCCGACGAGGTCGCGGAGTGGGCGTGGGTCGAGCCCGAGCAGCTGCGCTCCGCCGTCGCCTCGACGCCCTTCGCGTTCAGCCCGTGGCTGGGCTGGCAGCTCGCGGCGTGGGAAGGCTCCTACTCGGCGCCCTCCTGA
- a CDS encoding lycopene cyclase domain-containing protein translates to MGFAYLGALAIALTGMVLLDRRFRLFFWRDWRRAAIVLPLGVVFFLIWDVAGIALGIFFRGQTDFMTGMLVAPELPLEEVFFLTLLSYNTMNAYAAAKDLLAGRRRRTRTVEAGS, encoded by the coding sequence ATCGGCTTCGCCTACCTCGGCGCACTCGCCATCGCCCTCACGGGCATGGTGCTCCTCGACCGACGGTTTCGCCTCTTCTTCTGGCGCGACTGGCGGCGGGCGGCGATCGTGCTGCCGCTCGGCGTGGTTTTCTTCCTGATCTGGGACGTCGCGGGCATCGCCCTCGGCATCTTCTTCCGCGGGCAGACGGACTTCATGACGGGGATGCTCGTGGCCCCCGAGCTGCCGCTCGAGGAGGTCTTCTTCTTGACCCTGCTGAGCTACAACACGATGAACGCCTACGCGGCGGCGAAAGATCTGCTCGCCGGGCGGCGGCGCCGCACGCGCACGGTGGAGGCCGGCTCGTGA
- a CDS encoding ATP-binding protein, whose translation MFFADAIVRRVGIAALVLLAGAVSVTSVLLSPVGAAIAAWWPAAGISVVAVLASRGNRVAAALAIAAVTAAGNVIGGRELLVAVLFGLANAVEAWLVAWVLTRGEPVARLERLRDMNRLLLASVVGAVSIGLLAGLTAWALLGRDFIPTALGLFFSHASALLVITPVALVSPRRLQRVNPWEALLQALTLVGILAWTFWPGNILPLAFLPFIALLWAAFRAPTIVVAVQLILTAMAVTILTAVGGGPFAVFAGDGTRTTVELIQAFLIVYAVAVLYVSAARNEWANVVTQLGAREALLRGGIISSETGILVAEVLDGERLRVVGVNATALEAIGRSEMPSSWGTAGIWMQRDRVVFGVSELDDRIRGRDPGRVEITRGDRRFDVDIAFYAEAGGQPVVTLVFTDVTARDAREQLALAVADDLRRLNEQKDDFIASVSHELRTPVTSILGFAEQLEESLLQERDQQASTIIARNARRLADVIQDVLELSKLSSVGAAPRAAAQLDVLEVVRHCAEDASGLSPARQVQIALTVPEHPVMIVGVTQDIARVCANLLSNAVKFSPDGGTVRLDVIDEGDETVEIRVVDEGPGIPAADLPHVWERFYRVQTERHREVPGTGLGLPIVKGLVETRIGGTIDIESDGLTGTTVILRIPRERAVSVHVATTAMRTPSETGQDARAEAQEGAE comes from the coding sequence TTGTTCTTCGCTGATGCCATCGTGCGCCGCGTCGGCATCGCGGCACTTGTCCTCCTGGCGGGAGCAGTGAGTGTCACCTCGGTGCTCCTCAGCCCCGTCGGTGCCGCGATCGCAGCGTGGTGGCCCGCGGCCGGGATCAGCGTGGTAGCGGTACTCGCCTCGCGCGGCAACCGCGTCGCCGCCGCCCTCGCGATCGCGGCCGTCACCGCTGCCGGAAACGTCATCGGTGGCCGCGAGCTTCTCGTCGCCGTCCTCTTCGGCCTCGCGAACGCCGTCGAAGCGTGGCTCGTCGCGTGGGTCCTCACGCGAGGCGAACCGGTTGCACGTCTCGAGCGCTTGCGAGACATGAACCGGCTTCTCCTCGCCTCCGTCGTCGGCGCCGTGTCGATCGGCCTGCTGGCGGGCCTGACCGCATGGGCGCTTCTCGGTCGGGATTTCATCCCGACCGCCCTCGGCCTCTTCTTCTCGCACGCCTCGGCTCTCCTCGTCATCACTCCGGTGGCGCTCGTGAGCCCACGCCGATTGCAGCGGGTGAACCCGTGGGAGGCATTGCTGCAGGCCCTCACGCTCGTCGGCATCCTCGCCTGGACGTTCTGGCCGGGAAACATTCTGCCTCTGGCCTTCCTGCCGTTCATCGCGCTGCTCTGGGCGGCATTCCGCGCTCCCACCATCGTTGTCGCCGTCCAGCTCATCCTCACTGCCATGGCCGTCACGATCCTCACAGCGGTGGGCGGCGGCCCGTTCGCCGTATTCGCCGGAGACGGCACGCGCACGACGGTCGAGCTGATCCAGGCCTTCCTCATCGTCTACGCGGTCGCCGTCCTCTACGTCTCGGCCGCGCGCAACGAGTGGGCCAACGTCGTCACCCAGCTCGGCGCCCGCGAGGCGCTCCTGCGCGGAGGCATCATCAGCTCCGAGACCGGCATCCTCGTCGCCGAGGTGCTCGACGGAGAGCGTCTGCGCGTCGTCGGCGTCAACGCCACGGCCCTGGAGGCGATCGGGCGCAGCGAGATGCCGAGCTCGTGGGGCACGGCGGGCATCTGGATGCAGCGCGACCGCGTCGTCTTCGGCGTGAGCGAGCTCGACGACCGCATCCGAGGGCGGGATCCCGGGCGCGTTGAGATCACGCGCGGCGACCGCCGATTCGATGTCGACATCGCCTTCTACGCGGAGGCCGGAGGCCAGCCGGTCGTGACCCTCGTCTTCACCGACGTGACCGCGCGCGACGCGCGCGAGCAGCTGGCTCTCGCCGTCGCCGACGACCTTCGACGCCTCAACGAGCAGAAGGACGACTTCATCGCCTCGGTGAGCCACGAGCTGCGCACGCCCGTGACGAGCATCCTCGGCTTCGCCGAGCAGCTCGAGGAATCACTGCTGCAGGAGCGGGACCAGCAGGCATCGACGATCATCGCGCGCAACGCCCGTCGCCTGGCCGACGTCATCCAAGACGTGCTCGAGCTCAGCAAGCTCAGCTCCGTCGGTGCGGCCCCCCGCGCCGCCGCGCAGCTCGACGTTCTCGAAGTCGTGCGGCACTGCGCCGAGGACGCCTCGGGGCTGAGCCCCGCGCGGCAGGTTCAGATCGCTCTCACGGTGCCCGAGCATCCCGTCATGATCGTGGGCGTGACCCAAGACATCGCGCGCGTGTGCGCGAACCTGCTCTCGAACGCGGTCAAGTTCAGCCCCGACGGCGGCACCGTGCGCCTGGACGTGATCGACGAGGGGGACGAGACCGTGGAGATTCGCGTCGTCGACGAGGGCCCGGGCATCCCGGCCGCCGACCTGCCGCACGTCTGGGAGCGCTTCTACCGCGTGCAGACCGAGCGGCACCGCGAGGTACCCGGCACGGGCCTCGGACTGCCGATCGTCAAGGGCCTCGTCGAGACCCGCATCGGCGGCACGATCGACATCGAATCGGACGGCCTCACGGGCACGACGGTCATCCTGCGCATTCCGCGAGAACGGGCGGTCTCGGTGCACGTCGCCACGACCGCGATGCGGACACCGTCAGAAACGGGTCAGGATGCTCGTGCCGAGGCTCAGGAGGGCGCCGAGTAG
- a CDS encoding polyprenyl synthetase family protein, whose protein sequence is MKRNDPVTIAEERGAVVDAVLERFFSLAKKRAEPLGEHYEHLWGLLERNTQGGKRFRPRMVMAAYSGLGGTDLEVAAHVGASFELLHTALIVHDDVIDRDFVRRGIPNISGTYRDHAVDRGASVEIAEHRGVSAAVIAGDLALFNSYRLMERSGVADTMRDRLLEVLDEAMFASAAGELIDVDFSIDPHTPVVDDILQMERLKTAVYSFEAPLQAGGILAGASEQIVATLGDFGREIGIAYQIVDDVLGVFGEESFTGKTTIGDLREGKRTVLIAFACATPQWEELRHLIGKHDLTEAEAQTARAMLEECGARNFADDLVRGCAQRALDLLAEPHMPEALRAELHPVAATVLERMR, encoded by the coding sequence GTGAAGAGGAACGACCCGGTCACCATCGCTGAAGAGCGAGGCGCTGTGGTCGACGCTGTGCTGGAGCGCTTCTTCAGCCTAGCCAAGAAGCGCGCGGAGCCCCTGGGCGAGCACTACGAGCACCTCTGGGGACTGCTCGAGCGCAACACCCAGGGCGGCAAGCGATTCCGCCCCCGCATGGTCATGGCCGCCTACAGCGGGCTCGGCGGCACCGACCTCGAAGTAGCCGCCCACGTGGGCGCCTCCTTCGAGCTGCTGCACACGGCGCTCATCGTGCACGACGACGTGATCGATCGGGATTTCGTGAGGCGGGGCATCCCGAACATCTCCGGTACCTACCGCGACCACGCCGTCGACCGGGGTGCGAGCGTCGAGATCGCGGAGCACCGGGGCGTGTCGGCCGCGGTCATCGCCGGCGATCTCGCCCTCTTCAACAGCTACCGGCTCATGGAGCGCAGCGGCGTGGCCGATACGATGCGCGACCGCCTGCTCGAGGTGCTCGACGAGGCCATGTTCGCGAGCGCGGCCGGCGAGCTCATCGACGTGGACTTCTCGATCGACCCGCACACGCCGGTCGTGGACGACATCCTGCAGATGGAGCGGCTCAAGACGGCGGTGTACTCATTCGAGGCGCCGCTCCAGGCTGGCGGGATCCTGGCCGGGGCGAGCGAGCAGATCGTGGCGACGCTGGGCGACTTCGGTCGCGAGATCGGCATCGCGTACCAGATCGTCGACGACGTGCTGGGCGTGTTCGGCGAGGAGTCGTTCACGGGCAAGACGACGATCGGCGATCTGCGCGAGGGCAAGCGCACCGTGCTCATCGCCTTCGCGTGCGCGACGCCCCAGTGGGAGGAGCTGCGGCACCTCATCGGCAAGCACGACCTCACGGAGGCGGAGGCCCAGACCGCGCGCGCCATGCTCGAGGAGTGCGGCGCCCGCAACTTCGCCGACGACCTCGTGCGCGGGTGCGCGCAGCGCGCCCTCGACCTGCTCGCCGAGCCGCACATGCCCGAGGCCCTGCGCGCGGAGCTGCACCCCGTGGCCGCCACGGTTCTGGAACGGATGCGATGA